A stretch of DNA from Nonlabens ponticola:
TATCCAATAACTCCAGCACGCAAAAGGCCAAAAACCAATTGTATCACACCACCCAGAACAACAGCAACAAGAAATTGTTCGTAACCTAAAGAAGCAATAGCTGCGAGTACTATGGCTGCAAGACCAGCCGCTGGTCCACTAACACCTACCTGTGATCCACTTATAGATCCTACCACGATACCACCTATAATACCAGCAATCAATCCAGCAAATGGTGGCGCGTCACTAGCTACGGCAATACCTAGACATAGTGGTAACGCAACAAAAAATACAACTATACTGGCTGGAAAATCCTTGGATAAATATTTGAACATAAGGCAGTGCTATAAGAATATTGGGAAAGATAAAAATAAAGCAACTCATATCGAGACATTGCCTCAAAACAAAATACTTACAATTCTTTATAACTGTCCTGTGGCACCCATGCCTTCTCACCGTTGGCGATGCGGACTTTGCTCCAGTCCTCATAGGATTCCAGTATCTCAACTTTGGTTCCAGCATGCAGTGTAAAGGTAGATTGAGAGCTGTTATTAGGTTCACTTCTGGAAATAACCTCTTGATCATAGATAATGGCAGTATTGCTACTGACCATCAAGTCGTTTGACCTGAATGCCGCATAAATCGATAAACCCATCACGAGTAAAAAGACGATGAAAAACGTGAAAAACAATCGCTTCTTGCCACTTGTTGCGGCGTAATGATATAGCACAAAACACAAAACGGCCAGTATCGCTAGCATGATGCTCAAGTAAGCCCAACTATCGGTTGACATGGATTTCACCAGAGACGTCATCGCATCTAGAAAGGGATTACCACCTAACGACTCTATGCGATCTACCGTCATTTGTTGCGCAAACTTTAAATTGTTCCGTACGTCTTCATTATCTGGATCCATCATCAAGGCTTTTTCATAGTGATAGATGGACGGTGCGACCTCATTCAACTTATAGTATGTATTACCCAGATTGTAATAGACCTGCACGCTGTGCTTTCCAGATTGCAGGATGCTTGAATACAACTCTTGAGCCTCTTGATAATTACCATTGGTGTATGCGTTATTAGCTTTCGCGAAAGCTGAATCATCAACATCTTCCTGCGAAAAAAGAAGTGCAGGAATAAGTAGCAAAATCATAAACAGGTTTCTCATTATCTTCTATGAATTTGTTTGTCCAAAGCATTGATCACGCGGCTCGCCTTATCATAATCCTGTTGCATGCTGGTTTCCGATGACGGCGCATATCTCGCAAACTCTGCACTGCTAAGTAGTTCCATAAATTCCTTGCGTGGCTCTTCCTGGACTTGTCGTTGTTGCAATAATTGATCGATGCGCTCCTTGGACATTTCGGCGGTTGGAATGTTCAATTTTGCCTTAAGGAAGTTGTGCAGCGCACGTTCCAGACTTTCATAAAATGCCTCTGGATCATCGAGTTTGCGGCTCGCATCGCTTAGGTATTTCTTACTTAGCTTATTGGCTTTTTTGATCTTCTGTCCTTTAACATCTGCAGCGGTTTGATCTCTCTTTCTAGCAACAAGCAAGAAGAGTGGTATCAATAAAAAGCTGCCGCCTAGAATAGTCCAGTAAGCAGTGCTGCCAAAAAATGTTGAACCGTCAATGTCTTCAAGATCGGTACTGGTAGCGATAAAGGCAAACGTATCACTGGCCGTCAACACATTGGTACCACCTGGCGTGGCAGCCGTAACAGCTGGACCAGTCACCACAATTTCTTGAGCATCGCTATTGATCGTGACATACTGCTTTTTCTTAGGATCAAAGTAGCTGAATTCCACCGCTGGGATCTCATAAGTACCACCAAATTGCGGCACGATGGTGTAATTATCTTCAATAGAACCTGTAATGCTATTCACACTGCGATCGGTATTATCAATGCGCTCTGGTTCAAAGACCTCAAGACTTTGCGGCACCTCAATTTCTGGCAACTGCATGAGCTGCAGATTACCTGTTCCTTCTACCACGACTGTTGCATTAAGGCTTTCACCAGCTTCCAACTGTGATCTGGTAACATCTACATTAAAATCAAACTGACCTACCGCACCTGTAAAACTCGCTGGCCTGCCATCTTGTGGTAAATCCTTTACATTAAGTGTTCTAGCACCAGCCGTGACACGTAATTTTTCAAGAACATTTTGTTGACGGCCAAAGAAACTGCGCCTACCTGAAGGCACTAGCACATTCACATCCATCACCAGTGGTTCCATGGTCACGCGACCCGTTTTCTGCGGATATAAAATGGCATCACGTAATACAAGATATCGGTAAGGCTCGCCCTTGTAGGTGCCATCACGTACAGGTTCATCGCGTCTATCCTTAGTCAATGACCAGAAGTCTTCATATTTAGGCGTCTCGACATCTGTCCAGCCGCGTATGCCAGTATTGTTTGAGACATATAATTTATAAACGACCCGTATGGCTTCATTGAGGTAAGGTGATGCGTTAGAAACCTCAGCGACTAGATGGACATTGAGTTCTGGTAGCGGTTGCTGGCTGTCCATTTCTCGCGGTCGCTCAATAGCTTTGGTCACCTGAATATTGAAAGGATCTGACGTATAAGTTGTGCCTTGATAATCCATGGTAGCACTACCTATGGTCTTAGTACCTGTGCTTTCTGGCGCTAATATGTAAGTATAGGTTTTGGCAAACGAACCTACTCCATTGATATATCGCTGTGAGACGCCAGTCACTGGTCCAGTTGCTACTTTAAAACCTCTAAAATCTGGTGGTGTAAAATTGTCACCATCAGCATTCATCTTGAATTCTACTCGCAGCCGTTCATTGAGTGCGATGTTATCTCGTGTTGCGGTTGCTGTAAACGTTGTTTGCGCAGCGGCCACCGCTGCACTCATCCATAAAAACAAAAAAAGCAGTTGTTTCATTACCAATCTTTCTCTGTGCGCACGCCCTTGCCTTTTTGCTTGCGTGCATTGATTTTATCTTGAATTTTCTGTTCCTCGTTATTCATGGCCTCTAGGATCTGGCGTATTTGCTGCGGTGTCATCTGACCTTCTTGACGTGGTCGCTGTTCGTTGCCGCCTTGCTCTTTAGGTTTGCCATCACCGTTGTCACCTTCGCTATTCTCGCCTTTGTCGTTCTCCTTTTCCTTGCCGTCATCGCCTTCTTTATCATCACCATCTTTCTCTTTGTCACCATCTCCTTTACCATCAGAATTTTCATCTTGGTCGCCTTCCTTGTTCTGATTCTCGTCCTTGTTGTCGCCTTGCTCTGGCTGGTCTTTATCATTACCGCCACCACCGCCTTGATTCTCTTCTTCTTGCTTGGCAAGTGCTAGGTTGTATCGCGTCTCATCATCGGTTGGATCGTTGCGCAGTGCATTTTTGTAGGCCTCAACCGCTTCTACATACTGCTTGTTTTCCATAAAGGTGTTACCCAGATTATGGAAGATTTTATGCTTTTCTTCTTTAGTTTTAGCGCTCAATGCAGCGTCTCTATAATTCTCCACAGCACTGTAGCCTTTCTTATTGTTATAGTAAACGTTCCCTAGATTATAGCTAGCCTCAGCACTTGACGGATTGATAGCTTTAGCTTTTCTATAGGCTGCTTCAGCTTCCACAAAGTCGCTGCTTTGAGCTGCAGACTGACCATTGGCCATTGCGGTCTCATAATCTTGTTGTTGGACTTCTGATAATTGCGCTTTCGCGAAAGCGGAACACATCAAAACCAAAACCAAAGCAACTATGTTTTTCATGTACCTATTCATTGAACAAGTTTAATTTCTTGATCCACGGCGTCTTGCGATTGCTATAGAAAATTTCTAATATCAAAAACAGCAATCCTAATGCCAAAAACCACTGGTACTGTGAGGCAAAGTCTGCATATTGCTGTGAGTCAAAAGCGACCTTGTCCACGCCAGAAAGCTCGTCCTGTAGCTCTTCAATGGCATTTGCCGTGATGGTGCCGTCTATGTAAGTGCCGTTTCCAGCTTCGGCGATTTCTGACAAAGTTTCAGTATTGAGTTTTGTAATGACGGTATTGCCGTCACGATCTTTTTTAAAGGATTGCGTGATACCACGACGTTTGATAGGAATGGTGCCACCTTTTTCAGTCCCAACGCCTATGGTAATGATGCGTACGCCGTTATCGGCAGCATCTTCTGCCATGCTGATGGCTTCGCCTTCATGATCTTCTCCATCGCTGATGATGACCAATACTTTTGAGGCTTCAGATTCTTCTTGATAATAACTTTCTGCCAGCTGGATGGCTTCTGCGATGGCGGTTCCTTGACTGGAAATAAGATCTGTGTTGAGTGCCTGCAAGAACATTTTGGCACTGCTGTAGTCTGTAGTGATGGGCAACTGCGGTACGGCGCTACCTGCATAAGCAATCAAACCAACTCTATCGCTGCCTAAATTATTGATAATTTGTGTGACCAGCTGCTGTGATTTTTGCAGTCGGTTGGGTGCAATGTCTTCAGCCAGCATGGATTTGGAAACGTCCACTGCAAAAACGATGTCCACGCCTTCACGATTGACGGTTTGCACCTTAGTTCCTGCTTTGAGATTGACCAACGCCAAAACAATGAACACAATACTCACGCATATCGTGACCAGTTTCAACACGGGTTTGAACCAAGATCTATCTGGAATCAAGTGATCCAGCATGGCTTGCTGGGCAAACTTGCGCTGTGCACGCACTTTCCAAAACGACAAGCCTAGAAAGAGCAATACCAAAACAGGTATGATCAACAGTAACCAGAAGTATATTTTTTGTTCTAGGATCATATCACGCAGCAGTTCTAAATAATGTATACCTCAATAACATCTCCATACTCAACAATGCCAAGGCTAGCAAAACTAGCGGTCTAAATTTTTCTTGAACATCTGTGAACTTAAATTCTTCCACTTCGGTTTTTTCTAGTTGATCAATTTCTTGATAAATCTGGGCCAGCTTTTTATTGTTGGTCGCACGATAATAGGTACCACCTGTAGATGATGCAATTTCTTTCATTAATTGCTCGTCGATCTCAACTGGCGTCAATGCAAATCTAAAGCTACCATCAGCCTTGATGGAAACTGGTGAATAAGCGTTCCCGTTTGTGCCAATTCCTATCGTATAAACTTTAATGCCGTATTCCACCGCAAGCTCAGATGCTATTTTAGGATCTATAAATCCAGAATTGTTCACACCATCAGTCATCAAGATAATGACTTTACTTTCTGACTCGCTTTCTTTAAGTCGGTTTACTGCGGTTGCCAGACCCATGCCTATGGCTGTACCATTTTGTAATACGTTATCGTACTCAATATCTTCAACAGCTCTCACCGTGATACTTTGATCTGTAGTGATTGGTGTTTTGGTGTAACTCTCACCTGCATAAACAACCACGCCAATGCGATCTGTAGGTCGGCCTTTGATGAAATCCAGCGCTACTTCTTTAGTCGCTTCCAGTCGGTCTGGTTTGAGATCTTTGGCAAGCATACTAGCACTCACGTCAATGGCGAGAACGATGTCGATACCTTCGGTAGTGCTGACTTTTGTGGTGGTGTCTGTCGTTTGCGGTCGTGCCATGGCAACAATTAACAACGCAATAGCCAGTAATCGCAACACATATAACAGCGGTCTAAGTCTGGCCAGCCACGAAGTGCCCGATTCAAAACCTTGCAAACTAGAAATCTTAACAGTAGCGTTGTCTTGCCTGCCTTGCCACCAGTAATACGCGGCCAGGAATGGTATGATCAACAACAACCAGAACCACTGCGGATTCAAAAACTCTACCCTATTCCACCACTGTATCATTGCTGCTGGTCGTTTTTAGGTTGCGGTTTTTTAAGCTCTATGCTGTTGACAATTTGTTCTCTCAATAATCTACCGTATTCTTTGTCTTCCTCATCATTGTTAGTCTTGAGGTTTCCTATCCAGACTTGCTGTACGGCAGCGCCTTGAATGTACAGATATACTACATACTCAAAGGCTTGCTCGTCATATTCATAAGTCCCTTCGAGTTTCAGGCCTTTGAAACCTTGCAGCTCTGCTGGCTCGTCCAGCATCACGATGTTTGTCGCGCCTTGTTCTTCCAGACTGGTGTAAATAGGCTCTGTAAATAATTCGGCAGGAATTTCCTCATCGGCAGCTGGTCCTTGACCTTTAAACTGCATGGTCATCAAGATGACGTACAAATCGCTGTCCATGTCATTGAGACTGAACATATCAATGTTAGATGTTGCTAATGCCAGCTGTCCACCTACTGGTTTGTCCAGTCTGCGCTTTAATATTTCTGGTGTGGTAAGTGTGATACTAGGCGTCCCATAACTACTGGTATATCGAGGTCCATCATAATATTCACGCAGTTCATTACCAAACAGCTGATCCTTAAAATTATCATAGCCTACCACGGCAATCCAAGTTCCTATTGCCACAGCAATTGCCAAAATTGTCGCGCCTATATACAGCGCTATTTTCTTAATCTTGTTCTTGCGGTCTTGCTTGCGTCTGTATTCTACATCTAGCTGCAGCTCATCTTCAGATGGTGGTGGCAACACTTGGTGAATATTATAAATGATATCGTGCGCTGCGCCGCGATCTTCTTTGGCACTAATTGCATCACCACTCATGCCTGCAAACTTGATCAAGTCGGCTTTTTTCAAGAGTTGCTCCAGTCGTGCCAGTGTTTTATCTGTAAGCGATACATCTCTAGCCGCAGTCTCTTGTTTCAGATTTTCCAGCAGCTCGTCGGTTGTATTTTCAAGTGCGTGATCATAGACTTTTTGATCTATGTAGCGACGCAAGATGTACGTGAGTTCTGTGTAATATTCTTTCCAGGCACCGTTTTGGGCGAGTTTGCTCTCTTCCAGCAGTTTCAAGCGGTATTTTGCCCACTCAAATGGTGGTAGCGTGTCCTCATACATTTTACGAGTACGCTTTCGCGAAAGCAAAACAAAAACAATCCCTAATGGAATCCACAAGAGCAGCCACAAGAGTCCAGCCCAGTTGAATGGTTTGGGGTAATCGTTCTCAATGTCTGCCTTGATCGGGAACATTTTTTGCACCGTAGTGTCGGCTTTTACCTCGCGCACTTTTACCATCAAACTATCGCTGTAGATCGAGGCATTGTTCTTAATCACTTTTAAGGCTGGTATGCGGTAATCGCCAGAATCCCATTGCGTGAGACCGTATTTTTTGAAGAGCGTGATGTTGTCGTTTTCCCTGATCGTATCTACTGGATAGGATTCTATGACCTCGAGCGGCCCAACGTTTTGCTGAATAGGAAAAATGACCAAGTCATCCTTAGTCACTGGAACAGCCAGTTGCAGCAAGATTTCCTCGCCCATCATGATGCTGTCTCGATCCACGCTAGTCTGTACAGCTGTGGATTGTGCGCCTGCGGTGGTTGATATCAATGCTATGAAAATGAATAACAATTTTCTCATCTGCGCTTGAAGTATCCTAAAAGTTTAGTGGTGTAATTCTCTCTCGTTTCCAGATCGATGGCGCCAGCATCTGCCTTGGTAAAGCTATTCTTGAAGTAAGCAGCGTTTTCTTTGTGAAAGGCGGCATACTTAGTTCTCACGCTGCGCGAGCTGGTATTAATGATGCGTTGCTTGCCTGTTTCTTGATCCTTAAATGGCACTAATCCCATGCTGGGCAATTCCTGCTCTCGCTGGTCATACACGCGCACGCCAGTGACATCGTGCTTGCGACCTATGACTTGCAATGGCTTTTGATAATCGCTGGTCATGAAATCTGACATCACAAAAACAATAGCTTTTTTCTTGAGCACGCCACCTAGATATTCTAGTGCGTTACCCAAGTTAGTGGTCTTGTTGGATGGTTCAAATTCCAACAGCTCACGAATGATGCGCAAGATGTGAAACTTACCTTTTTTAGGCGGTACAAATAATTCTACCTGATCTGAAAAGAGCAGCAAGCCTACCTTATCATTATTCTGCAAAGCGCTGAATGCCAGCGTTGCGCTGATTTCGGTAATGATCTCACGTTTGAGCTGGTCTTGGGTTCCAAAAAGGGTACTGCCGCTGACATCTGCCACCAGCATGAGTGTGAGCTCACGTTCTTCTTCAAAAACTTTGACAAACGGCTCTCTAAATCTAGCGGTAACATTCCAATCGATATTGCGCACATCATCGCCGTATTGATATTGGCGCACCTCACTAAAAGTCATACCACGACCCTTAAAGGCGCTGTGGTACTCACCTCCAAAAACGGCATCGCTCAACCGCCGAGTCTTGATCTCGATCTTGCGTACTTTTTTAAGGAGTTCTTTTGTGTCCAATTTTTTAATCAGTTAATGTGGTAATGGGTTAATGTGCTAATTACTTTATTGGCGTATTTCTTTTAGTTGATGCGATTATAGATGATAACAATTTTGCTATTGACGTTCTTTTCTCAAATAATAATTCTGGCGGTGTTGGTAAATGTTGAGACGTTTTACACAGTTGTAACCAGTAATCTGTTTCAAGACATTCTTTAGAGGCTATCTTTAATTTATGGACAAAATCATTTCTGCTTTCTGCACCTTGTGCTTCATGAATATTGGCTCCTATGCTTGTACCAGATCTAAATATTTGTGAGGAAAGCTCCCAATTCTTTTGTTCTTTCAATACTTGAACAAATTCAATAATCTCTAATGAAAACTGAAAACTCAGATCTACGATCGGATTCGTTTTAGACATTTTTAATTATTAAATCTTGGGAAGCAATTCAGAACAAAACACATTAGCACATTAACCAATTATCGCATTAATTAAGGTACTTCAATCGTATTCACGATCTTATTCACGATATCTTCCGTGGTGTAACTTTCTGCCTCGGCTTCATAGGTGATTCCTATACGGTGACGCAGGACGTCTAGCACTACCGCGCGCACATCTTCTGGCACGACATAACCGCGGCGCTTGATAAATGCATAGCATTTGGCGGCCTTGGCAAGGTTGATGGATCCACGTGGTGATGCGCCAAAACTAATCAGCGGCTTCAAGTCGGCCAGGTTGTATTTTTCTGGGTAACGCGTCGCAAAAATGATGTCGAGAATGTACTTTTCAATCTTCTCATCCATATAAACCATCTCTACCGCATCTTGCGCACGCAGGATTTGCTCTGGCGTGATTACAGGATTAGGTTCTGGAAATTCCTTCTTGAGATTGGCGCGCATGATAAATTGCTCGTCTGCGATGGTAGGATAGTCGATGACTGTTTTTAACATAAAACGGTCCATTTGTGCCTCAGGTAACGGATAGGTTCCTTCTTGATCTACTGGATTTTGAGTGGCCATTACCAGAAATGGTTTCTCCAGTTTGAAAGTCGTGTCGCCTATGGTCACTTGCTTTTCCTGCATGGCTTCCAGCAGTGCAGATTGTACTTTGGCAGGCGCACGATTGATCTCATCTGCCAGGACAAAATTGGCAAAAATGGGTCCTTTGCGTATGGAAAAATCATTTTCCTTCATGTTGTAAATCAGCGTTCCTACGACATCTGCTGGCAGCAGGTCTGGTGTAAACTGTATGCGCGAGAAACTACCTTGAACGGCTTTGGAAAGCGTGGTGATCGCCAGTGTTTTGGCAAGTCCAGGCACACCTTCTAGCAATATGTGACCGCGTCCTAGCAGTCCTATGAGCAATCGATCGATCATGTACTGTTGACCCACGATTACCTTATTCATCTCACGTACCAGCTGATCTATAAACGCACTTTCAGCTTGCACCTTATCATTGATACTGGCCACATCTACGGCCGTATGTTCTTGATTCATAAATAATGATTTTCGACTCTTTTCTTAACTCCTAAAAATAGCTTTTCTTGTTCCAGGCTTCCTTAATATCCTCTCAAAAATAAAAAGTAGCCGGTACACTGCAAACTGTCTATTTGTTGCAGTTGGTATAGGTTTGTTACGCTTTGCTCTTTACTCCATTAAAAACTTGGTTAAATAACTCATAGGCACACTTGTCCACCTATTAATTATATTCTTTAAAGCACATATTTAACGATGCTGTTTTTTGGGATTACGCTTTCGCGAAAGCAAAATTCTAACCCACATAAAGTAAGACACAAGCGCAGGCAAAAGGTTTAAAATTCCTGCAAGTAGGCTGCGGTGCATCACACCAAGATTCTGACTACCTTTGAGATATGGCAAAAACAGTATTGATCACAGGCGCCACCAGCGGTATAGGACTCGCAACGGCACAACTACTAGCAAGTAATGATTACCGACTCATTTTATGCGGTCGCAACAGTGAAAAACTTGCGGAATTGCAAAATGAACTCGGCGAAAAGACAGACGTCACCACGCTGGAATTTGACGTGCGTGACAAGGATCGCGTCCATGAATTAATTCAAGGATTGCCAGCTGAATTCAGCCAGATTGATGTGCTTATCAATAACGCGGGAAATGCACATGGGCTGGATCCTATCGATAAGGGCAGTGTGGACGATTGGGACGCGATGATGGATATCAATGTCAAGGGCTTGCTGTATGTAAGTCATGCGATCATACCGCAAATGCGCGAGCGTGAGTCTGGTCATATTATCAATATAGGCTCTACCGCTGGTAAGGAAGTTTATCCCAATGGTAATGTGTACTGCGGTAGCAAACATGCCGTAGATGCCATCACGACTGGTATGCGTCTAGATTTGAATCCGTACAAAATCAAGGTAGGTGCGGTAAATCCTGGACTGGTAGAAACCAATTTTAGCAAGGTGCGTTTTAAGGGCGATACCGATAGAGCCGACAAAGTATATCAAGGCTACAAAGCCCTGCAACCAGAAGACATTGCAGATGTCATTCTATTTGCCCTTACCAGACCTGCACACGTCAACATTGCAGACCTGACCATGATGTGTACAGCACAGGCTAGTAGTACAGTGTTGAATAAGGGATAGGTTTTACGGTATGTTCCAGCCGATTCCGCATCACTTCGACAAGCTCAGCTCGGCGCAAGTGCGGAATGACAATTACAAATTACATGAAAAAAATACTGCCACTTCTTGTATTTCTACTGCTGCTTTCCTGCCAGAAAGAGCTGGCAGCTACCAGTGAAAATATCAACGCAGTTTTTGATACTCAGGATTTCAGTATCAGGTATGTTATTCTGGAAAATGAAGAACATCGCATGAGTTTTATGAATAATGTGATGGCATATTTTGGCCCTGAAGAGACGATAAGAAAAGAGCTTTCTTATGATGAAGCCATTTTGATCAATACCTTTGTACAAGACCGCTTTCAAAACAGAAATCAAACCGCTGCAAAAACAGATCAATTGATCATCTACAACGACACTAAAAAAGTTGTTTTTGAAACTGCGGCGTTTGAAAAAGAGTTTGAGACTTTATTGCAACAATTAGACATACCCTATGTATCCGCTAAGAAGAAATAGAAGATTACGTACCACAGCTGCTATACGTTCACTGGTTCAAGAAACCGTGGTGACGCCTAGTGATTTTATCGTTCCGCTATTTGTGGTAGAAGGTAAAGGCGTGAAAGAAGAGATAGCCAGCATGCCTGATTATTACAGATACAGTCTGGACTTGCTGGCAAAAGAAGTCAAAGAACTCTGGAACATGGGATTGAAAAGCGTGCTGCTTTTTGTCAAGGTTCCCGATGATTTAAAAGACAACAAAGGCACTGAAGCTCTCAATAGTGACGGTCTCATGCAGCGAGCCATCAAAACCGTCAAAGATGCCGCACCAGATATGTATGTCATGACAGATGTAGCGCTAGATCCTTATTCCAGCTATGGTCATGATGGTATCGTTGAAAACGGTAAGATCTTAAACGATGCTACCAGCGAGGTGCTGGCGCAAATGAGCGTCTCGCAAGCACAAGCTGGCGCAGATATGGTGGCACCAAGTGATATGATGGATGGACGTATTCTTTACATACGGGAAGCGCTGGAAGAAAACGGATTTACCGATACAGGTATCATGAGCTACAGCGCCAAATATGCCAGTGCTTTTTACGGCCCTTTTAGAGATGCGCTGGATAGCGCACCAGGTTTTGGCGATAAGAAAACCTACCAAATGGATCCAGCCAATAGGTCTGAAGCCATTAAGGAATCTCTCATGGACATCGATGAAGGTGCTGACATTCTCATGGTAAAACCAGGATTGTGCTATCTGGACATCGTGCGCGATTTACATAATGAAGTAGAGCTGCCTATTGCCGTTTATCAAGTAAGTGGTGAGTATGCGATGCTCAAAGCCGCGGCCGATCAAGGCTGGCTAGACCACGATGCCGTCATGATGGAACAGGTCACTGCCATCAAGCGCGCTGGAGCTAGTTTAATTGCTAGTTATTTTGCTAAGGATGTGGTCAAGGTGATTTCTTAAAATCAATCAACTTTTATGAGTGTCATTTCCTTAGGGATCCTCAACCTTTGAGATGCCTCTGGGTCATCATTAAGATTGAGAAAACCTACAATCATAGTTTTCATTCTTAGCACCTTTTGCTCAACCAGTCCAGATGATGTCAAGATCTCTCTAGTACTGAGTATAACATTTGAGTCATAGCTTGTCCACTTACTATTCACCGGATCTTCAAAGATAAAGTTAACAGGTTTTCCTGGCCTAAAATACATAGAGGAAAAATGATAGACATCATCTGGAGAGCCTTGTGTTATTGCTTGATTCAAAGTATTGATGATCTCAACACCATTTTTCACATATTTGTAGTTCCCCAATAACATGTCTGCTTTGCCGTACTCACCACCCTTTTCGTGCGCCTCGACTCTTTCCAAAACTAAGGTGAATTCTTCATTGCTTTGTTCAAATTTATAAGTGCCTTCAAAAACCAACATATCGTTATTGATATCCTTGATATACAAATTGGATTGATCATCTATGGATAAATAATTATAATCAATTGGTACAATTTGAGAATAGCCTAGACATGCACCTATAAAAAATATCAAGTTTACATGTAGTTTCATCTTGCTATAAATATTTTGATGCAGTTTGAGATGTTGCGATTATTTAATGAGAAATTTCTGCTACTAAATTTAGAGCGGAACAAGACTTAATAAGACCACCGAAGAAATCAGATTAATCATTTTTCCAGAAGTTTAATGGTCTTTAAGTCATTCAATAATAATGTTTTTCTAACTACTCTACTCGTGTTAAAATCATATTGTCTGGATACAATTGATTGAAACCACTAGGACAATCTTCTTGAGTTGGCTGGCTTGAGCCATATTGTTGAAAAAATAATTTTAGAGTGTTATCATCGATTTTGGTAATAAAGACATTACCGTAAATGTAGCACTCCGAGCTTTTTAACTGAAAAAAATCATAAAACCAATTACCATTACGTCCTTGTGTTATTCCATGACCTCTAAGACGTTTACTTCTAATAGAGACATTGAATGTGTCTTCTATAACTTCATC
This window harbors:
- a CDS encoding four helix bundle protein; protein product: MSKTNPIVDLSFQFSLEIIEFVQVLKEQKNWELSSQIFRSGTSIGANIHEAQGAESRNDFVHKLKIASKECLETDYWLQLCKTSQHLPTPPELLFEKRTSIAKLLSSIIASTKRNTPIK
- a CDS encoding vWA domain-containing protein encodes the protein MIQWWNRVEFLNPQWFWLLLIIPFLAAYYWWQGRQDNATVKISSLQGFESGTSWLARLRPLLYVLRLLAIALLIVAMARPQTTDTTTKVSTTEGIDIVLAIDVSASMLAKDLKPDRLEATKEVALDFIKGRPTDRIGVVVYAGESYTKTPITTDQSITVRAVEDIEYDNVLQNGTAIGMGLATAVNRLKESESESKVIILMTDGVNNSGFIDPKIASELAVEYGIKVYTIGIGTNGNAYSPVSIKADGSFRFALTPVEIDEQLMKEIASSTGGTYYRATNNKKLAQIYQEIDQLEKTEVEEFKFTDVQEKFRPLVLLALALLSMEMLLRYTLFRTAA
- a CDS encoding tetratricopeptide repeat protein, yielding MRNLFMILLLIPALLFSQEDVDDSAFAKANNAYTNGNYQEAQELYSSILQSGKHSVQVYYNLGNTYYKLNEVAPSIYHYEKALMMDPDNEDVRNNLKFAQQMTVDRIESLGGNPFLDAMTSLVKSMSTDSWAYLSIMLAILAVLCFVLYHYAATSGKKRLFFTFFIVFLLVMGLSIYAAFRSNDLMVSSNTAIIYDQEVISRSEPNNSSQSTFTLHAGTKVEILESYEDWSKVRIANGEKAWVPQDSYKEL
- a CDS encoding BatD family protein gives rise to the protein MKQLLFLFLWMSAAVAAAQTTFTATATRDNIALNERLRVEFKMNADGDNFTPPDFRGFKVATGPVTGVSQRYINGVGSFAKTYTYILAPESTGTKTIGSATMDYQGTTYTSDPFNIQVTKAIERPREMDSQQPLPELNVHLVAEVSNASPYLNEAIRVVYKLYVSNNTGIRGWTDVETPKYEDFWSLTKDRRDEPVRDGTYKGEPYRYLVLRDAILYPQKTGRVTMEPLVMDVNVLVPSGRRSFFGRQQNVLEKLRVTAGARTLNVKDLPQDGRPASFTGAVGQFDFNVDVTRSQLEAGESLNATVVVEGTGNLQLMQLPEIEVPQSLEVFEPERIDNTDRSVNSITGSIEDNYTIVPQFGGTYEIPAVEFSYFDPKKKQYVTINSDAQEIVVTGPAVTAATPGGTNVLTASDTFAFIATSTDLEDIDGSTFFGSTAYWTILGGSFLLIPLFLLVARKRDQTAADVKGQKIKKANKLSKKYLSDASRKLDDPEAFYESLERALHNFLKAKLNIPTAEMSKERIDQLLQQRQVQEEPRKEFMELLSSAEFARYAPSSETSMQQDYDKASRVINALDKQIHRR
- a CDS encoding DUF58 domain-containing protein — encoded protein: MDTKELLKKVRKIEIKTRRLSDAVFGGEYHSAFKGRGMTFSEVRQYQYGDDVRNIDWNVTARFREPFVKVFEEERELTLMLVADVSGSTLFGTQDQLKREIITEISATLAFSALQNNDKVGLLLFSDQVELFVPPKKGKFHILRIIRELLEFEPSNKTTNLGNALEYLGGVLKKKAIVFVMSDFMTSDYQKPLQVIGRKHDVTGVRVYDQREQELPSMGLVPFKDQETGKQRIINTSSRSVRTKYAAFHKENAAYFKNSFTKADAGAIDLETRENYTTKLLGYFKRR
- a CDS encoding tetratricopeptide repeat protein; translated protein: MKNIVALVLVLMCSAFAKAQLSEVQQQDYETAMANGQSAAQSSDFVEAEAAYRKAKAINPSSAEASYNLGNVYYNNKKGYSAVENYRDAALSAKTKEEKHKIFHNLGNTFMENKQYVEAVEAYKNALRNDPTDDETRYNLALAKQEEENQGGGGGNDKDQPEQGDNKDENQNKEGDQDENSDGKGDGDKEKDGDDKEGDDGKEKENDKGENSEGDNGDGKPKEQGGNEQRPRQEGQMTPQQIRQILEAMNNEEQKIQDKINARKQKGKGVRTEKDW
- a CDS encoding VWA domain-containing protein; translated protein: MILEQKIYFWLLLIIPVLVLLFLGLSFWKVRAQRKFAQQAMLDHLIPDRSWFKPVLKLVTICVSIVFIVLALVNLKAGTKVQTVNREGVDIVFAVDVSKSMLAEDIAPNRLQKSQQLVTQIINNLGSDRVGLIAYAGSAVPQLPITTDYSSAKMFLQALNTDLISSQGTAIAEAIQLAESYYQEESEASKVLVIISDGEDHEGEAISMAEDAADNGVRIITIGVGTEKGGTIPIKRRGITQSFKKDRDGNTVITKLNTETLSEIAEAGNGTYIDGTITANAIEELQDELSGVDKVAFDSQQYADFASQYQWFLALGLLFLILEIFYSNRKTPWIKKLNLFNE